One segment of Pangasianodon hypophthalmus isolate fPanHyp1 chromosome 10, fPanHyp1.pri, whole genome shotgun sequence DNA contains the following:
- the si:ch1073-416d2.4 gene encoding LOW QUALITY PROTEIN: coiled-coil domain-containing protein 42 homolog (The sequence of the model RefSeq protein was modified relative to this genomic sequence to represent the inferred CDS: deleted 2 bases in 1 codon), with translation MDTLSLRLLHKDDPRFQLKVENRLENIFVTQLEDHGVPHSRAEGENVNHIPVITESSNRILKTGVNTLQRTLVLKTQVQLDEVNRQLMQKRLEFKDRMQALEQRRAALLEKQEETKESAMRFERFVEENEVKRRRALKKYQLEKKENELREEEKSKLYKELEQLQIRHQQLKERVVKYKIYEEYMMKILDLLPEAYSEYGSDSLAMPIIRRYETLSITQQDLLQRLTSLAEELDRGRSKLDSLKLEHSTSRFMSNKELSELQTQWDQIREKNKQLKMNLYIQHDQSRDQIEETGCLLLAVKNLAQQCHLQHYGPLQEMDSLTMMDMIKEFILEMVDTERRALQMTDSSRTDEEEQTQRKKRTSTDCKQFQ, from the exons ATGGATACACTCTCTCTCCGTTTGTTGCATAAGGACGACCCGCGTTTTCAGCTGAAAGTGGAAAACAGGctggaaaatatttttgtaacgCAGTTAGAGGACCACGG TGTTCCTCATAGCAGAGCAGAGGGAGAGAATGTCAACCACATCCCTGTCATAACAGAG TCATCTAACAGAATCCTGAAAACGGGTGTCAACACTCTTCAGAGGACGCTGGTGCTGAAGACGCAGGTGCAGCTGGATGAGGTAAACAGGCAGTTAATGCAGAAACGGCTCGAGTTCAAAGATCGTATGCAGGCTCTGGAACAGAGAAGGGCAGCACTTCTGGAAAAACAGGAAGAA ACAAAAGAGAGTGCAATGAGGTTTGAAAGGTTTGTGGAGGAAAACGAGGTAAAGCGACGGCGTGCCCTGAAGAAATACCAgctagagaaaaaagagaatgagcTGAGGGAGGAGGAGAAATCCAAACTATATAAAGAACTTGAGCAGCTTCAGATCAG ACATCAACAACTAAAAGAACGGGTTGTTAAATATAAGATTTATGAAGAGTATATGATGAAGATTCTAGATTTACTACCAGAgg CTTATTCAGAATATGGTTCAGATTCTTTGGCGATGCCCATCATCAGACGCTACGAGACCTTGTCCATCACTCAGCAGGACTTGTTGCAACGTCTCACCAGTCTGGCAGAGGAACTAGACCGAGGCCGAAGCAAACTGGACTCACTCAAACTGGAGCACAGTACGAGCAGATTT ATGTCCAATAAGGAGTTGTCAGAACTGCAGACCCAGTGGGATCAAATTAGAGAGAAGAATAAACAACTGAAGATGAACCTGTATATTCAACATGACCAGTCCCGAGACCAG ATTGAGGAGACTGGGTGTCTTTTGCTAGCGGTGAAGAATCTTGCACAGCAATGCCACCTGCAACACTATGGACCTTTACAAGAAATGGACTCGCTGACCATGATGGACATGATAAAG GAGTTCATTCTGGAGATGGtggatacagagaggagagcaCTGCAGATGACAGACTCCAGT AGAACTGATGAAGAGGAGCagacacagaggaagaaaaggaCCAGCACTGACTGTAAACAGTTCCAGTAA